The following proteins are encoded in a genomic region of Burkholderia gladioli:
- a CDS encoding arylsulfatase gives MNRSAASTSPASSSSPRSRVRLPLLAAAVAGAVALASCGGSDSEVASGPSAPSTPPPAAQKRANILYIMADDLGYSDIHAFGGEINTPNLDALVGSGRILANHHAGTVCAITRSMLISGTDHHLVGEGTMGAPTDERRGLPGYEGYLNDRSLSVAQLLKDAGYHTYMAGKWHLGSGIVGSASGGGQTPDQWGFEHSYALLGGAATNHFAHEPAGSKNYTEDGRYVQPGQPGQPGGAGGSPAVFYSTDFYTQKLIADIDANHGDGKPFFAYAAYTSPHWPLQVPDPWLHKYAGVYDAGYDAIRNARIARQKALGLIPADFQPFGGLPETLTRSPATANNGTPAAQYISAVHPASAGYSDYGQGKVDKAWASLSPAERRAQARYMEIYAGMVENLDYNIGLLIQHLKDIGEYDNTFIMFQSDNGAEGWPIDSGADPTATDTANAQDPVYSALGTDNGQQNAQRLQYGLRWAEVSATPLRLSKGYSAEGGVSVPAIVHLPGQTRALPTLNLFTHVTDDTATFLDVAGVTPPSQPAPPLINTLTGVDANRGKVIYGDRYVYPVSGKSLLPVLAGTATGEVHTAPFGDEAYGRAYLRSADGRWKALWTEPPLGPADGHWQLYDLKADRGETNDVSAQNPSIVQTLFDQWNAYMASVGGVEPLRPVGYY, from the coding sequence ATGAATCGATCCGCCGCCTCGACATCCCCCGCATCCTCGTCCAGCCCGCGTTCCCGTGTTCGTCTCCCACTGCTCGCCGCGGCCGTCGCCGGGGCGGTGGCGCTGGCCTCCTGCGGCGGCAGCGACAGCGAGGTGGCGAGCGGCCCGAGCGCGCCTTCGACACCGCCGCCGGCCGCGCAGAAGCGTGCCAACATCCTGTACATCATGGCCGACGATCTCGGCTATTCCGACATCCACGCCTTCGGCGGCGAGATCAACACGCCGAACCTCGACGCGCTGGTGGGCTCGGGCCGCATCCTCGCCAACCATCATGCCGGCACGGTCTGCGCGATCACGCGCTCGATGCTGATCTCGGGCACCGACCACCACCTGGTCGGCGAGGGCACGATGGGCGCGCCGACCGACGAACGTCGCGGCCTGCCCGGCTACGAGGGTTACCTGAACGACCGCTCGCTGTCGGTCGCGCAACTGCTCAAGGATGCCGGCTATCACACCTACATGGCCGGCAAGTGGCACCTCGGCTCGGGCATCGTCGGCAGCGCCAGCGGCGGCGGGCAGACGCCCGACCAATGGGGCTTCGAGCACAGCTACGCGCTGCTCGGCGGCGCCGCCACCAATCACTTCGCGCACGAGCCGGCCGGTTCGAAAAACTACACGGAAGACGGCCGCTACGTGCAGCCGGGCCAGCCCGGCCAACCGGGCGGCGCCGGCGGCAGTCCCGCGGTGTTCTACTCGACCGACTTCTACACGCAGAAGCTGATCGCCGATATCGACGCGAACCACGGTGACGGCAAGCCCTTCTTCGCCTACGCCGCCTATACCTCGCCGCATTGGCCGCTGCAGGTGCCGGACCCGTGGCTGCACAAGTACGCGGGCGTCTACGACGCCGGCTACGACGCGATCCGCAACGCGCGCATCGCGCGGCAGAAGGCGCTGGGCCTGATCCCGGCCGACTTCCAGCCGTTCGGCGGGTTGCCGGAGACGCTCACGCGCTCGCCCGCCACCGCCAACAACGGCACGCCCGCCGCGCAGTACATCAGCGCGGTGCATCCCGCCTCGGCCGGCTACAGCGACTACGGCCAGGGCAAGGTGGACAAGGCCTGGGCCAGCCTGTCGCCGGCCGAGCGCCGCGCGCAGGCACGCTACATGGAGATCTACGCCGGGATGGTCGAGAACCTCGACTACAACATCGGCCTGCTGATCCAGCACCTGAAGGACATCGGCGAATACGACAACACCTTCATCATGTTCCAGTCGGACAACGGCGCCGAGGGCTGGCCGATCGACTCGGGCGCCGACCCCACCGCCACCGATACCGCCAACGCGCAGGACCCGGTGTATTCGGCGCTCGGCACCGACAACGGCCAGCAGAACGCGCAGCGCCTGCAATACGGGCTGCGCTGGGCCGAGGTCAGCGCCACGCCGCTGCGCCTCAGCAAGGGGTATTCGGCCGAGGGCGGCGTGTCGGTGCCGGCCATCGTGCACCTGCCGGGGCAGACGCGCGCCTTGCCGACGCTGAACCTGTTTACGCACGTCACCGACGACACCGCCACCTTCCTCGACGTGGCCGGCGTCACGCCGCCCTCGCAGCCGGCGCCGCCGCTGATCAACACGCTGACCGGCGTCGACGCGAATCGCGGCAAGGTGATCTACGGCGATCGCTACGTCTACCCGGTCAGCGGCAAGTCGCTGTTGCCGGTGCTGGCCGGCACCGCCACCGGCGAGGTGCATACCGCGCCGTTCGGCGACGAAGCCTATGGCCGCGCCTACCTGCGCAGCGCCGACGGCCGCTGGAAGGCGCTGTGGACCGAGCCGCCGCTGGGGCCGGCCGACGGCCACTGGCAGCTCTACGACCTGAAGGCCGACCGCGGCGAAACCAACGACGTCTCGGCGCAGAACCCGTCGATCGTGCAAACCCTGTTCGATCAGTGGAACGCCTACATGGCCAGCGTGGGCGGCGTGGAGCCGCTGCGCCCGGTCGGTTACTACTGA
- a CDS encoding formylglycine-generating enzyme family protein, translating into MRFVTKTALAGVALFAAAFALSYAAAGWQAAPDAAFDAANRGRPLAPLGSESRCERYGGIPAGWREDPKAGMVHLHAGAFVFGSPRGYPDERPAGDGRTRVGGFWIDQTDVTVAQFDSFVRATGYLTEAERQGGAAVFHVPSREELAARDLAWWSWVKGASWRHPNGPGSSVDGRGNLPVTLVTLHDALAYARWLGRDLPTEAEWEYAGKAGRDGADLDAAPVGSDGKPAANYWQGVFPVIDTAEDGHAGLAPVGCYAANDFRLYDMIGNAWEWTRDAYGGPHQSHTNGDTAAVAPASRPRDTPMVIKGGSFLCARDYCVRYRASSRESQEADLAASHIGFRTILRDAS; encoded by the coding sequence ATGCGCTTCGTGACGAAAACCGCGCTGGCCGGCGTTGCGCTGTTCGCCGCCGCCTTCGCGCTCTCGTATGCGGCCGCGGGCTGGCAGGCCGCGCCCGATGCCGCGTTCGACGCGGCCAATCGCGGCCGGCCGCTGGCGCCGCTCGGCAGCGAGTCGCGCTGCGAGCGTTATGGCGGGATTCCCGCCGGCTGGCGCGAGGATCCCAAGGCGGGCATGGTCCACCTGCATGCCGGCGCCTTCGTGTTCGGCAGCCCGCGCGGCTACCCGGACGAGCGGCCGGCCGGCGACGGGCGCACCCGCGTCGGCGGTTTCTGGATCGACCAGACCGATGTCACGGTGGCCCAGTTCGACAGCTTCGTGCGGGCCACCGGCTACCTGACCGAGGCCGAGCGGCAGGGCGGCGCGGCAGTGTTCCACGTGCCCTCGCGCGAGGAACTGGCCGCGCGCGACCTGGCCTGGTGGAGCTGGGTGAAGGGCGCCTCGTGGCGGCACCCGAACGGCCCCGGCAGCAGCGTGGACGGGCGCGGCAACCTGCCGGTGACGCTGGTCACGCTGCACGATGCGCTCGCCTATGCGCGCTGGCTCGGCCGCGATTTGCCGACCGAGGCGGAATGGGAATACGCGGGCAAGGCAGGCCGCGACGGCGCCGATCTCGATGCCGCGCCGGTGGGCAGCGACGGCAAACCCGCGGCGAACTACTGGCAGGGCGTGTTTCCGGTGATCGACACGGCCGAGGACGGCCATGCCGGGCTCGCGCCGGTAGGCTGTTATGCCGCCAACGATTTCCGGCTCTACGACATGATCGGCAACGCCTGGGAATGGACCCGCGATGCCTACGGCGGCCCGCATCAGTCGCATACCAACGGCGACACCGCCGCCGTCGCGCCGGCCTCGCGGCCTCGCGATACGCCGATGGTGATCAAGGGCGGCTCCTTCCTCTGCGCGCGTGATTACTGCGTGCGTTACCGCGCCTCGTCGCGCGAGAGCCAGGAAGCCGACCTGGCCGCCTCGCATATCGGCTTCCGGACCATCCTGAGGGACGCCTCATGA
- a CDS encoding LysR family transcriptional regulator — protein sequence MDRLDTLQLFTRIVETGSFSRSADMLGIPRASATHAIKQLEARLGTRLLERTTRQVRPTPDGSAFYERCVLVLTELDDAEASLRQVASNPRGVLRVDMHGTHATTIVIPRIDDFHRRYPEIELVVSSGDRLVDLVREGVDCVVRGGRPHDSSLVARRLAMMPQVICASPAYLAEFGMPKHPDELPGHRAVRFFSSNGNIDYPFSLVVDGEVRDYDIGGWISVNDAENYVVAAERGCGLIQVPRFHLEGALRDGRLVEVLPEWRSPDLPLTALYPYRRQLSPRVRVFVDWLREIYTELFGPA from the coding sequence ATGGACCGTCTCGATACCCTGCAGTTGTTCACCCGGATCGTGGAGACGGGCAGCTTCAGCCGCTCGGCCGACATGCTCGGGATTCCCCGCGCCAGCGCGACCCACGCGATCAAGCAGTTGGAGGCGCGGCTCGGCACGCGCCTGCTGGAGCGCACCACGCGCCAGGTGCGGCCCACGCCGGACGGCAGCGCGTTCTACGAGCGCTGCGTGCTGGTGCTCACCGAGCTCGACGATGCCGAAGCCTCGCTGCGGCAGGTGGCCTCGAATCCGCGCGGGGTGCTGCGCGTGGACATGCACGGCACGCACGCCACCACGATCGTGATCCCGCGCATCGACGACTTCCATCGCCGCTATCCCGAGATCGAGCTGGTGGTCAGCAGCGGCGACCGGCTGGTCGACCTGGTGCGCGAGGGCGTCGACTGCGTGGTGCGCGGCGGCCGCCCGCACGATTCGTCGCTGGTCGCGCGGCGGCTCGCGATGATGCCGCAGGTGATCTGCGCGAGCCCGGCCTACCTGGCGGAATTCGGCATGCCGAAACATCCCGACGAGCTGCCCGGGCACCGCGCGGTGCGCTTCTTCTCGAGCAACGGCAACATCGACTACCCGTTCTCGCTGGTGGTGGACGGCGAGGTGCGCGACTACGACATCGGCGGCTGGATCTCGGTCAACGACGCGGAGAACTACGTGGTGGCCGCCGAGCGTGGCTGCGGGTTGATCCAGGTGCCGCGCTTCCACCTCGAGGGCGCCTTGCGCGACGGGCGGCTGGTGGAGGTGCTGCCCGAGTGGCGCAGCCCGGACCTGCCGCTCACGGCGCTGTACCCGTATCGGCGGCAGCTCTCGCCGCGCGTGCGCGTGTTCGTCGACTGGCTGCGCGAGATCTACACCGAGCTGTTCGGCCCGGCCTGA
- a CDS encoding DoxX family protein, with amino-acid sequence MPTTPTSPSPSSDGARAVLRISLGAILLTHGLPKLLHTAHGAMADPMANSIRLIRDGAGLPFAEQLAVLVMLIETAGAVLLMLGLGTRAVACAICAEMIGIAWVLGPTWPWLERGIEYPVLMGAVALSIVLSGGGAWSLEARWIRRRQAAS; translated from the coding sequence ATGCCGACCACCCCCACCTCCCCCTCGCCGTCCTCCGACGGCGCGCGCGCCGTGCTGCGCATCTCGCTCGGCGCGATCCTGCTCACCCACGGCCTGCCGAAGCTGCTGCATACCGCGCACGGCGCGATGGCCGATCCGATGGCGAATTCGATCCGCCTGATCCGCGACGGCGCCGGCCTGCCCTTCGCCGAGCAGCTCGCCGTGCTGGTGATGTTGATCGAGACCGCGGGCGCGGTGCTGCTCATGCTCGGGCTCGGCACGCGCGCCGTGGCCTGCGCGATCTGCGCCGAGATGATCGGCATCGCCTGGGTGCTCGGCCCCACCTGGCCCTGGCTCGAACGCGGCATCGAATATCCGGTGCTGATGGGCGCCGTGGCGCTGTCGATCGTCTTGTCGGGCGGCGGCGCGTGGTCGCTCGAGGCGCGCTGGATACGGCGCCGGCAAGCCGCGTCCTGA
- a CDS encoding SDR family oxidoreductase, with translation MNASPTRAAIVTGGSRGIGRAIATRLAADGFAVVVNYAGNAAAAQETVGAIVEAGGTAVAVQGDVASEADVARLFDTTVERFGSVDVVVNSAGVMSMAAIDTEQLEAFDRTIATNLRGTFLVLAQAARRMQRGGRIIALSTSVIALSFPGYGPYIASKAGVEGLVRVLANELRGRGITANVVSPGPVATELFFNGKTDEQVAKLAKLAPLERLGEPEDIASAVSFLAGPDGAWVNAQVLRVNGGYA, from the coding sequence ATGAATGCATCCCCCACCCGCGCCGCGATCGTCACCGGCGGCTCGCGCGGCATCGGGCGCGCCATCGCCACCCGCCTGGCCGCCGACGGCTTCGCCGTGGTCGTCAATTACGCCGGCAACGCGGCGGCGGCGCAGGAAACCGTAGGCGCGATCGTCGAGGCCGGCGGCACCGCCGTCGCCGTGCAGGGCGACGTGGCCAGCGAGGCCGATGTCGCGCGCCTGTTCGACACCACCGTCGAGCGTTTCGGCAGCGTCGACGTGGTGGTCAACAGCGCCGGCGTGATGTCGATGGCGGCCATCGACACCGAGCAGCTCGAGGCCTTCGATCGCACCATCGCCACCAACCTGCGCGGCACCTTCCTGGTGCTGGCCCAGGCGGCCAGGCGCATGCAGCGCGGCGGCCGGATCATCGCGCTGTCCACCAGCGTGATCGCGCTCTCGTTCCCCGGCTACGGGCCGTATATCGCCAGCAAGGCCGGCGTCGAGGGCCTGGTGCGCGTGCTCGCCAACGAGCTGCGCGGACGCGGCATCACCGCCAACGTGGTGTCGCCGGGGCCGGTGGCCACCGAGCTGTTCTTCAACGGCAAGACCGACGAGCAGGTCGCCAAGCTGGCCAAGCTCGCGCCGCTCGAGCGGCTCGGCGAACCGGAGGACATCGCCTCGGCGGTGTCCTTCCTGGCCGGCCCCGACGGCGCCTGGGTCAATGCCCAGGTGCTGCGCGTGAACGGCGGTTACGCCTGA
- a CDS encoding tautomerase family protein, with protein sequence MPFANFKFPEGILDAATKEEIIHRTTAMFVEYFGEGVRPYSMVLVDEVVDGGWGRADETLTLAKMGIPPKQPA encoded by the coding sequence ATGCCATTCGCCAATTTCAAGTTCCCCGAAGGAATCCTCGATGCCGCCACCAAGGAGGAGATCATTCACCGCACCACCGCGATGTTCGTCGAATACTTCGGCGAGGGCGTGCGCCCGTATTCGATGGTGCTCGTCGACGAGGTCGTCGATGGCGGCTGGGGCCGCGCCGACGAGACGCTGACGCTGGCGAAGATGGGCATCCCGCCCAAGCAGCCCGCCTGA